From the genome of Balneolaceae bacterium:
GTTTGGGGTGGCAATAGCATCAGTAATCCAGTAAAATATTAATTGGCAGTATAACCCGCGCATTAACTCGGACAGGCCTCGCTTTTTGCCGTTTCAAAATCTGTTGGCTTATAGAAATCCTTAGTTTTAATTACATTTCTAATCAAAAAGGCCAAGCCGGTTAAACGCCAGACCGTTATGCTTCCTTTCACATTTAACAACAATCGTCATTTTTTGCCGTTGTATTTGTAGCACATTTGAACTACATTAAAGAAAAACTTTATTGTCATGCCTACAAAATCAACAACCGTACGCGCTCGATTAGAACCTAAATTGAAGCAAGAAACCGAACTCATTTTTGAGGAACTCGGAATTAATACCACAGAAGCAATCCGTATTTTTTTTAAACAAGTAAAGCTTCAACGCGGACTTCCGTTTGAGATGAAGATTCCAAACGAAATAACCGAAGATGCCATCCTGGATGCCAAAGCACGAAAAGATGTTTCCTCTTTTGATAGTTCAGATGAACTTTTTGAAGATCTTGATATCTGATGAAGAAGATTCTTCGGACAAATCGTTTCAAGAAAGATGTCAAGAAGATGAAGAAACGGGGTAAGTCATTTGATGTATTTAAACAAGTAATCCAAAAGTTAGCTAATGATGAGCAGATCGAAGAACGGTTCCGTGATCATAAATTAAAAGGGGATTATGTAGGGACCAGAGAGTGTCATTTGGAACCAGATTGGTTGCTAAT
Proteins encoded in this window:
- a CDS encoding type II toxin-antitoxin system RelB/DinJ family antitoxin, whose protein sequence is MPTKSTTVRARLEPKLKQETELIFEELGINTTEAIRIFFKQVKLQRGLPFEMKIPNEITEDAILDAKARKDVSSFDSSDELFEDLDI
- a CDS encoding type II toxin-antitoxin system YafQ family toxin, whose protein sequence is MKKILRTNRFKKDVKKMKKRGKSFDVFKQVIQKLANDEQIEERFRDHKLKGDYVGTRECHLEPDWLLIYEDNETELVLIRTGTHSDLFG